The following is a genomic window from Thermodesulfobacteriota bacterium.
AGCGGGCAAAAGACGGTGACCATGACGCCGATCGGATTTCTGCGGACGGATGCCCGAGATATCCCCCGGCACTGGTCCCTGTCCCGGGAAGAGGGAACGATTGCCATCGATCAGGAATATATCGAGGGGTTGTCGGACATGAAACCGGGCCAGAAAATTATCGTTCTTTTCTGGTTTGACCGCAGTCCCGCTTTTTTGCCGCGCTATCTTCGGCAGACGCCGCCTCATCGCCGGGAGCCACTGGGCGTTTTTTCCGTCTGTTCGCCTCGGCGGCCCAATCCCATCGGGCTGTCCGTGCTGACCGTGCTGGATATCCAGCACGGCAATATCCGGGTCCGGGGAATTGATATGCTGGACGGAACGCCGATCCTGGATATAAAACCTTACATAACCGAAGCGGAAGATTGCCCCAGTTATTCGGAAGAAGAGGCATGACATGATTCCGGCGCCGGTCATCTGCATAATCGAGGGAATCGAATGATTAGCTGGTACAAACAGGTGAACAGTCGCTTGCTGTTGGTGCTGGTCGTCCCGCTGATGGTGATCATCGTTTCCGGATGCGGGTCGGACGGGAGCCGTTCCAGGGCCCACCTGGATAACGGCCGGGAGTTTTTTGAAAAAGAGGACTATCACCAGGCCGCGGTCAGTTATCGGCGGGCTGCTGCCGTTGACCCCGGCTCGGTGGAGGCCTGGACCGGCCTGGGCCGGGCCTGCGTCCGGCTCGGCGATATAAAGGGGGCCAACGAAGCCTATCAGCGGGCCATCGCCATCGTTCCCGATCATGCCGAGGCCCTGCTCAATCTGGCCCGGTTTGACATGCTCGCGGGCAACACGGCGCCGGCCGAGGAAAGAACCCGGCGGGTGCTGCGGTCGGCACCGGAAAATACCGAAGCCTTGTTCTTGCTGGCGGACATTTATAACCGTACCGGCCGGTTCCCTCAAGCCGGGGAAACCTATGAGCAGCTCCTGCCCCTGAC
Proteins encoded in this region:
- the tsaA gene encoding tRNA (N6-threonylcarbamoyladenosine(37)-N6)-methyltransferase TrmO, translating into MSGQKTVTMTPIGFLRTDARDIPRHWSLSREEGTIAIDQEYIEGLSDMKPGQKIIVLFWFDRSPAFLPRYLRQTPPHRREPLGVFSVCSPRRPNPIGLSVLTVLDIQHGNIRVRGIDMLDGTPILDIKPYITEAEDCPSYSEEEA